The DNA region TTCCATGCACCATGACGTTTATGGAACTTCAGAATGGTCTCTGTCAAAGCATGGAGAACGGTACGTTAATGAGAGTGAGCAGAATTCTGTACCAAAATCCGGTTGTagtttttggtggtctaataTAGTTTGATACCATGCCAATCACTGACGAAGTGACTATGCATAATATGTTTCAAATTCACCGGCAGACTCAGATGCGACAGCCACATattgagttgtatgttgagtttgaaaccGTAGAGGCGGAAGGGATTCAAAATGACTTAGAGGTGGAGGATGATAGAGCAGCAGTGTACGAGGGAATGAATAGTGACAGCGAAGAGGACTTCGAAGCTACTTATGAAGCCGGCAACGAAGACGAGGATGGTGATGTGGGAGTTGAGACAGCAGCTGATAATGTAGTGGTTCACCCATCGATCAATCAACCGATGAACGTGCCACCTTTTATGCGTGAGTTGGATCTCGACGCCATGCATGCACCGGAGTTTCTGGAATATTCAAACATAGGTACGTGATGACCGAATAATATGTTATCTTTAATATATACTTTGGATTGATTAGTAAACGATGATGGGCACTTTCTATAGGCGTTGCTGATCCCGAGGACGGAGAGTTCCGAATTGGAGTGGAATACAGTTCTAGAAAGTCGGTCGTGGAAGCAATTAGAAGTTACACTATCGCTAGAGGAGTTGACTACGACGTGTATAAGTCTGAGCCACAAacgttctatgcaaaatgcaagatgtATGGGCGTGGGTGCGACTGGCTTATCCGAGCCAGCTTGATACGGAAAAAAGGTTGTTGGGAGATACGCAGATACAACGGTAGGCACACGTGCACAACTGGAGTGATTTCACAGGATCATTCCAAGTTGGACTCGGACACAGTTGCTGAGGCTATAAGGCCATTGGTCGAGACTGACCCGTCCATAAAGGTAAAAACTATAATAGCCGAAGTCTAGTCAAGGTTCAACTATACCATCAGTTAccgaaaggcttggttggcaaaacAGAAGTCCATAGCGAAAGTTTTCGGTGATTGGGAGGAGAGTTACCAAGCCTTGCCGTGGTGGCTCTTGGTTATGGTTCAGAAGATTCCTGGGTCAGTTGTCCAGATAGAAACACGCCCACTCTACAATGGGAATGAAGAGGCGCAAGGGGTAAAAATACTTCATCGCGTATTttggagtttcaatccatgcGTTAGGGCATTCAGGCATTGCAAACCCCTAGTTCAGGTTGACGGAACACACCTATATGGAAAGTACAAAGGTACACTTCTGGTCGCTGTTGCACAGGATGGGAACCAGAACATTGTGCCTATTGCTTTTGCCTTAGTGGAAGGGGAGACAGCTGATGCGTGGCACTTCTTCCTAAGGAATCTGCGAATGCATGTTGTCAGAAAAGATGGTGTGGGTATGATCTCGGACCGGCATGAGTCAATTCGGGCAGCGGTAAATCGTTCCGGAGGTGACTGGCAACCTCCAAGAGCATGGTGGATGTTTTGTATAAGGCACATCGGCAGCAACTTCCTACGCGCATTCAAAGTCCCTCACTTGCAGAAGCTTGTGGTCAATATTGGGTATTCAAGAACGGTGGAGGAGTATAACATCAACTATAAGAGGTTGGAAGAGCGAGGCGAGGCATATGCCAGGTGGTGTGATGCCATTGGACTTAGACATTGGGTATTGGCATTCGACGAGGGACATCGATGGGGCCATATGACGACGAACCTTGTCGAGTGCATTAACTCAGTGTTGAAGGGTGCCCGTAATCTACCTGTGTTGGCACTAGTTCGAGCAACATATTATCGGTTAAATAAACTTTTTACGCGGAAGAGTGCTGAGTCTTACGAACGCAAACGTGCGGGATATACTTATTCCGTATTCGCACAGCAGCGGATAGAGGCAAGTATGCAACAGGCAAGTATTCGCGAAGCAATGGTAGATACTTCGCATGGGCATATGCGGTCGACTTATCTGTGAATAGGGTCGACCCTAACAGACAGAAAATCTGACATCTCACGTATCTCCTTATGGACTCTTCAGTGTCCAACGGCTCCTCATCTCTGACACTTCGAACCCAACCGAGCTTTATATAGGATTTTGAATTACGACTGAGCACCGGTTGACGACCGAATATTGCCATGCTCTGACTCTGAACGAAATCACTACTACTGTCAGTCCATCCACTCACAGGCTCTCCATCAATTGGTAAGCCAAATATATGTACAACATCCTCCAATGTCACCGTAACCTCACCCACCGGCAACACAAAAGTGTGAGTCTCCGGCCTCCACCTTTCAACCAGAGCAGCTAACAACGGGTGAGATCCTCTTATCATCCCAATCCTAGATACGTGGTAGAATCCGGTGGCACGTAAGTAGTTTTCAACCCTCGGGTTCCAACTCTGTGGCTGATCCAATTTACGCACCAACAAATTTCTGTTGGGCTGCATcaacaaaattatatttgttatattaCCTATAAATATTCATTTATTAATAAACAAACATTAAAAAATGGATTTATAAAATGTATGTGATcactttaattaataataatatttacatatttatttatttcaatagtTACAAGTGCATTAGCAtagctaaaataattttttttcgtgCACCGACATTTATTTATTTCTCTAACATTATTAATAACAAGCTacatatatttttctaatatttatttatttattactttaacaatTATGTATTAAACTTTTGAATATGTTCCACATTTATTTATAGaatgtatatattatttatttattttattatagtattatttttatatttttatcgtaaaaaaatatatttttttaaaaaattttagtttgtcgtataaaaaattattgtataataaatagttatacacaaaaaaagttaatatttaaaattaaattaaataacagggaaattaaattttttaatatttttataacagcaaattaatttaaaattaacaaaaaaagttatatttaaacaaattaaataacataaaaaacagaaataaaaatacacaataaaattatattatcctTCCGACCTTATAATTTAGCAACTTACATAGATTGGATGatccaaataatttataatatgttcCTCTAGAGCTTTATAATCACGAaccattctttaaaataaaaataaaataatatctttttttccTTCCTATTTTTTTCACCCTTTCTCCACGGTGGTGAAGCAGCAGCCAGCCCTCTTTGGAAGAATGCTTCTGTTTATATGGAGCAAGAGACCAAGCTCTCCTTCCCCTCACTAACACTCTCTATCTCATTGTAACAAAGCTAAGGCTTCCGTTTATATAGAGCTTGAATGCCCTGCATGCTATTTACCAGGGTGAGACATGTCCCCTGCATGCCAGCAGCTTCAGCACGCCCTCTGTGGTGCATCGGGACTCTGCCACGCCAGCTCCACCATGCCCTTACGTGGTGCCAGTCGCTGCATGTCGGCCACGTCATCTCGCCCCTGCGTGGTGTGACACGTTGCATTCCGGTCCCGTCATCTCGTCCCTGCGTGGTGGGACATGTTGCACCGTAGCAGGGTCACCACGCCCCTGCGTGTTGACCGGCAGTTCCACCACCTGGTAAATCCCCTCATCCTCCAATATTCTTCCAAAACACCAACTACTTTTCCATAAGAATAATAATTTCCGTGAAATTGACGATGTCATTTTTAttacaaattgaaaattttttttccttttattatcGCCGGGCTCAATTCAGTcgatttttattagtattttaagaAATCGACAAAATTTAAATCAATAGTACAAATTGTTGCGTTTTTGAACatttttttagagaaaatatttaaattaatctctaaaaattttaaaaatagacattttagattacaaaaaatattaatatacaaaaatatctttaagaTTTTATTCTGAGACACGTATAAATCAGTCTTCAGTTTATTTTTTGACAAAATAATTATCTATATCAgtctttaaaaatttcaaaagcagatattttagtttaaaaaaaattaatacataaatcaattcttaatattatttttcatcaGACATAATAGTCttctatctaaaaaaataaaattattattattattattattattattattattaattatacaataatactgtaccataattttttgtattttttagataaaaatatttataaatttattcattatatatatatatatttattcattatatatatatatatatatatatatatatatatatatatatatatatatatatatatagtcactcaataataataataataataataataataataataataataataatgatattcaataaaattattagagattattttacaagaaatttaaGGTTAaatctatttgatatttttgtatttaatataattaaaagatgttctattttaaaaaatatgtttgtattaaaaaaatattttaatttagattttaaagTATCATTATTcactttatttgtttttaataaaaagaGTGTATTAATATGCTAGTGTCATTTTCTACTTACACAAAgttaagttaataataataaatattgacatataataaaaataaaatagacggAGAACTGTTATAATTGACAGAGAAAAATGTTGTAGATTGATCtgcgtattaatttttttaaggattaaaatgttcattttcaaaatttttgggaattgatttggataattattctattaaaaataaattgaaaagtaATTTGTTTATTggagtaaaattttaaaaattaatctatatattaaatttttttggactaaaatatttgtttttaaatatttaggactgatttggataattattgTTTTTTTAATTACCGACAAATGAATAATGTATTTTCAACGTGTTTTCTTAATAGGAAATTGATAACTTTTTGTTTAAAGGAATATCTGATAGGAATAAATATTTGGGGTACTAACATGTAAACTGGAAATTACGTTTTAAACTATGATAACGCATAATAGCAGCTTAGATTTTGAATCATtgattaataaaaagaaattaaactcAACTACTCAAGTTTTATTAGGAGAAGATCACtaagtaataattaattaattatacataAAGGAGACATTCTCAACACCTAATACACAAATTAcactaataaagaaaagaaagactaGATGATCAAGAAATAAAATACACcaccatatatatatagaagCAAATAAAAGGAAAGTGCAAGTTTGAAATCCAAAATACAATTTTCATATTAGTTTTCTTCATCACGAGGGATCAGAACATGGGTACGGTCAATGAAGAAATGCTCATACATGAAACCTGCAAGGCCTCCACCAATGAGAGGCCCAACCCAATAAACCCAGTGATCAGTCCAGTTACCAGCGACCAATGCAGGCCCAAAAGATCTTGCTGGGTTCATTGAGGCCGCAGAGAAGGCCCCACCAGCGAGAATGTTGGCCCCAACAACGAACCCAACAAGTGTGGGCCCATGTCCAGCGAGAGCTCCTTTCTTTGGATCCACCATAGTTGCATAGACAGCAAACAACAACGAGAAAGTCAACACTATTTCCCAAATCACCCCTTGAGTGTACCCAACTCCACTTGCTAGAGTGTGAACCGGAGTTGCCTGCACATGCAAAATTCATTGTTCAGATAAAatttatagaatttaattttgataccggaatgtaaaatagttttacgcctaaatctaattatataatgttatattataaaaaataaatattatttttattaatgtcatAAATAGTCATCCAAAAAAATAGATACGATTATAAGAattagtatatcaaaattaaactatttaatctgaattatttttttattttagaaaaaatttttaattaattatactcttggtatattaaatacatacatatataataattaattttgtaagtAATTTTTTTACATACATAATACAAAGcactttttatttttggaaatgtATAAGTATATAatgaaaaatactaaacaatgtaaataatggatatatagaattcATTTAGATATGCGggtgattattctaatattaaaatttaggtaaATAATTTAAAGTATAATGTGTTTTAATTTGATTGGTTGTTCTTGGTATTGTTGAAGAAAGTTATTAGAATTAACAATTTGATGTATTTTATAGTTTAAACCGTCGAAACTTTTATAGTTAACTTAAGAGTAACTAGAGAGTACAAAGGGTGATATGGAAAGTAGAAACCAAGGTCTGTGCATAAATActgaaattattattaatattattataattattaccaGTCCTCCGGAAAGGTAGTAAAGAAGGTAAGAAGCTGCTGCAGATGCCACCAACTGATCTATCCAATAAAGGACCGATCGGACCACCGTGATGTGCCCGCCGACCAGCAGCCCAAGGGTCACGGCAGGGTTGAGGTGCCCGCCGGAGATATGACCGGCTGAAATCATGACAGCCACCACAAGTGCATGTGCCACGGCCACGGCAAACAAGCCCACCAGCGCATCTCCACTCAGCTTGTCTACAATCAGTTACAAATATGTCAGTTTTAGTCTCACCTCATCAATTATTATAAATTTGTTAGCCAATAAATTTCTGTATGCACTAGAATTCGAATAAAAAAAGCAACAATAACAAAAACTTCACACatgtataataattttaaaaaaatacacaatTCTACAATTTAAAACTTACACATCTAAAATTTATGTTAGTTGATATAATATGTTAAGAAAGAGAATTATATTCTTCTAAAGTGAAGATGTGAATAAAATGAGAAAGTAAAAGATTAATCATTTTTAAATACGACTCGCAAGTtacaaattcaataataattactGTATTGTTTTACAATTATTCTACTCATTAGAGGATTTTTTCCCCCCTAGAATAGTATATGTTACCAGCGGCCATGGCGGAACCAACGCCGACGAAGACAAAGAGGAAGGTGGTTATGAACTCAACCACGAGGGCCTGAATGCAATCTGGCTGGGTGGCCTCTCTGGTGGTTCCAAGAGCGATCTTGTTGGCCAT from Arachis hypogaea cultivar Tifrunner chromosome 10, arahy.Tifrunner.gnm2.J5K5, whole genome shotgun sequence includes:
- the LOC112716123 gene encoding aquaporin TIP4-1, whose product is MANKIALGTTREATQPDCIQALVVEFITTFLFVFVGVGSAMAADKLSGDALVGLFAVAVAHALVVAVMISAGHISGGHLNPAVTLGLLVGGHITVVRSVLYWIDQLVASAAASYLLYYLSGGLATPVHTLASGVGYTQGVIWEIVLTFSLLFAVYATMVDPKKGALAGHGPTLVGFVVGANILAGGAFSAASMNPARSFGPALVAGNWTDHWVYWVGPLIGGGLAGFMYEHFFIDRTHVLIPRDEEN